Genomic DNA from Calonectris borealis chromosome 4, bCalBor7.hap1.2, whole genome shotgun sequence:
GAAATGCCTTCCCCATAAAAATCCTGCAAATATTTCTAAGTCGCCCTGAGCAAACTTAAAGCGAAATCGCTACAGCACGAAATACAAGGAATCGGGTAGAGCTTTGCTTTGGGAGAGGGAGCTCGGGCGGGGAAGGAGGTCGGTGGTGCCTGCGCAGAGAACGACCGGGTGTTCATGTAGGATCGGGCGGTTTCCTTACGGGTTGCTTATCTGCTCGTCTGGCTACGCTGCGGTGCGATTTTATGCTGTACTTAAAAATCCGGggaaaacaaatgtttgtttaaaaaaatatcgACCGGTTGCTCTAAAGCGCATTAATTATTCAGGGTAGATCTATACTTCCTTCGTGTCAAAGTCAAATGGATAGCGTGTTCGCTCTGGGAAGCGAAAGCAAATAGcgatgaatttttaaaacaaaatccaagcGCTTGAGATttacgggggaaaaaaaggaaagaaaactataaggaaaaaattaaaggtGACGACCGTAGGGTAGGAAACGGCATGCTCTAATTCTGTCCAAATTCTGGCGAGCTGCTGCGCGATGCTCCATATATTCCCAAGATTTAGAGGGGAAGCTTAAAGTCATAGAAATATAGCAGATGTTGTCACATGCTGAACTACAGAATATATAAGATTTTGTTCTTAGATGCACTATTTTTATGGAAACTAGAGGGAAGTTTAGAAGACGTCAGTGAATATGCCAAGCTAAGGCTTCGGCTAGGTGTCGCGTTTAGACTATCTTTACGTCTcgtgtttctgtttctttttaaaattttacttctgagGTTCAGAAAGAATCTAGTTGCCTGAATTTAAGAACCATTCACCAAAAGTCAGCGTAAagttaaagtaatatttttattactatttgcaACAAGTCAGTTGTGGGGCACATAATCTGACCTTGGCACCGAAATACATTTAACATCAGTAAAACTTTTTTAAAGGGAGATTTGTACATATagttaaataatttttcacttgGTGACAACATTCAGGCAAACAAGAGAGAATAAGAAAAGGACTATACATGGATTGGAAAATGTACCTTTCGGGTTTCGTTTTGAGGTTGCAAAAGTCCGATTGCTTCTctttttgtgactttttaaaaattcacattgGAGGACAGGAGGAGAGGCTCTTCCCTTCTTCCGTGCAAGGCGGTGAGAGTTTATGCCGGGAAAACCGTCTGCAAGTTTTTAAACGCCGAGCTgcaggtgggtggggggtggcgggggcgcGTTTCTTTCGCCGCCTCTTTCCGTCGTCGTTGGcgttaaataaaaagtttttagGCGCTGTTGTTGTTTACGGAGGGCGAGTTTTGTGCGCGGGGGTGTTAACCCTATAGCTTGTCGAGGCTTTTGGGATTGGTGAGGATTTCTCTGGCTAGCCTCCAGGTCTGTTTGGCAGCGCTTTCCAGGGCCGAGTGGGGTTTGCCCTGAAAGAGGTCTAGGTTGGGCAGGAAGTAGTGGGGGCAGCGCCGGCACTGCAGGCAGGAGATGAGCTGCAGGAGGATGCCGTTGAGCCGGTCGCCCAGGCACGCCTCGTCCCAGTCGGTCTCCCGCGGGTGCTTCTCGCACTCGTACAGCAGCAGCGTCTTCATGTGGTAGTTGTTGAGGGGCTGTCCGGGCAGCTCCAGGTGCCGGTCGCGCAGCGTCTTCAGCACCGAGAGGCACTTGTTCCTGCAGCCGCCCATCAGCAGCCGGTTCTCGGCCTCGCCGAACTGCAGCACCCAGGCGTCGCTCTCGGCCGAGCTCTGCTTGCCCGTCAGCGAGTAGCACTCCTTGGAGAGCAGGTTGAAGCCCTCTGCCTTCACCTCCGCCACCCGGTTGGGACCGGGCCAGGGGATGTGGGGCATGGGCCACTGCGCCGCGCTGCGGGGCCAGATCCCGGTGCACTTGAAGGCGGGCGTGATCTGCACCACGTACCGCTCCCGGATGCGGAGCTTCACCTCGCTGGTGTCCGCGATCATCTTCACCACGTCCCGGTAGCTGCACTTGTCCACGGCCTGGGCCACCAGCGTCTGGAAGCGGGAGCGGATCTTGCGGGCGGACAGGTAGCCCGAGGCGGTGATGAACTCCACCCAGAGGGACATGCTGCGCTTGCGGCCGTCGCTCAGCTTGAGCACGGCGCAGCCCGGCAGGGAGCCGTCGTCCACGAAGTTGAAGACGCCCATCTGGTTGAGGTAGAGCACCACCTCGAACTCGGTGGGCGAGATCACCTCCAGCCCCTCGTAGCGGGCGTCGATCTCGCTCAGGGAGCTGATGAAGCGCGGCTCCTGCACCTCCACCTCCTTCAGCACGTCCGACACGACCTTGCACACCTCCCGGATGGTCTTGGCGATGGCCGCCTTGCGGGCCTGGCAGCGCTCCGTGTAGTATTTGTTGAGCTGGTAGACCAGCTTGGCCTGCGCGGCGATCATGTTGGGGCACAGGTCCGGGCTGTACACCGGGCTCTCGCAGTACGTTGAGGGATCCAATGCTTTAGCGGTGGCTGCAGCTTTGCGGAGGGCACCAGCCAAATCGCAGACCCCCACCCCCTCCGGGAAGAAGGCGGCAGCGGCGCGCCAgggagagcaattaaaaaaaaacggGGAGGACGACGAAGCACAAAGGAGCGaagcccggctctgccccggcgaggaggaggaggagtgcgAGCCGCaggcgcgcggggcggtgcgggctgggcggcggcggtggtgccggtgccggagcggcgggcagcccccgcgggcTCCCGGAGCGCAAAGTTTTGGGTGGCGGTGGGGGCAGGGAGGTCTGCGCTGCCTCTGCGCTCAGGCGCCCACCCCCCCGCGCAGCGACAAAAATGCTGTTTCAATAGTTCATgaaaaaaaccccgaacaaaCTTCCCCAGGACTCGCAGAAGGTCCCCGCAGAAAAGCCGGTCGGCGGCGAAGTTTAAAACCGCACACGATAcgagaggaggagaagaatgcGAGCAATGCCCAGAGCGGAAGAGTGaactctctgtctgtctgtctgtctgcctgcctctctctctttcagtccGTGGCACCGCCAGAGATGTGCATGAGTTTGGCTGCCGCTCTCTCAGACTGTCAGGGGGTGTTGTTgatttcccttttcctgctggaGGCGTTGTCTGAACCCGGCTCTGTGGCTTTCGCTATCTTTACGCGCAGACGTGTGCACTTGGTCTGTGATCTCTCATTCCTGTCCTGCAGCTCTATATAGATTgttttgagatatatatatatatataggttggttcttttttttttctttgcacagacTGTGTTTTATCCTGAGCGGGAGGAGGGCGTAGCTGCTGTGCCCGGGATggcttctcctccccctccccacccctggaAGTGCGCGCCGAGGCTCTCACTTTCTgcgcctctcctcctcctccgccgtgTGCCCGTCTCTCtccggcggtgccggcgggccCTGTAGTTTATGAAtggggccggggcccgggcggggggcggagcCCCGCCTCCTACAATCGCCGCCGAGCTGTCAGCGGCGCGGCCAatcgcggcgggcggcgggcacgGCCGGCGCGGGAGCGCGCACACGCGCCCGCGcgctccccccgcctcctccccggctgcggcggcggggcaggggcgccCCGTCCGCTCCGTGCTGGGGTTGACCGGCCTTAaagctggggcgggaggggggagccggggggtgcGCGGGGCTGTGAGCGTCCCGCCGCCCGGCGAGGGGTGGGAAAAAGCTGCAACTTTGCCGTGGCGGCCGGGTGAAGGGCGAGGGGAGCTCGCTGCTCCCTCCGCTTGCTGCGAGGAGACCCAGCGGTGGTGCCGGTGtgcgaggggaaggggggagaggcgTGCCGATGCTTCACCGCAGGCGTAAATCTTCGTTCGCTAATGCCGGGCTGCAGCAGTGAAAGTGAGACCGTCACTGGAGCAGAATTGCACACCTTGTTTTACTGCCCTCAGTCAGTGCCGTAGTCGCGTTAATTTAGATAAATCTCGTGCCATAAAGTTCTGTTCGACCTCCTAAAGCGTGAGATTGAGTTATTCGAAGAGGAAACGATGTTTTATGCAAGTTTGTGTTAATAAGAATATTGAATGATTTGGACGTAAAACTGTAGTTATGTGATGTCAGTTCGGACAGAGCAGCTCGCTTGCACTGCTGTAGCCCCCCGGGCGGTACCTGCTGCAAAACCATAAGAAGTGTTTCTCCTGCGGGGCTTAGGCCGGCGGGAGGACAGTGTCCACATCTTCCGTGCTCGGGCCAAGGATGCCTGTTTCCGCCGCGGCTTCGCCCTCCCCTGGGCCGTGCAGCCCCGCAGCGGGCGCCGGCGGGCGTGCCCAgtgcgccggggctgcggggcgaaccgagcgggcggcgcggccgagcCCGCCGCGGTTCCCTGCTGCGCGGGGGCGGCTCTCGCAGCCCGGCTGGCCGCCGTGGGACCCCGgccggcgcggccggggccgTTCACACGCGATGCGCTCCTCCTTGCGGAGCCTGGGTTTAACCAGCTCGCAGCGGTTGGGCTCGGTTTCTTGTTCTTTCCTCCTTTCGCTGCAGCTGGctgattttaataaagaaaatatcgCCGTCTGTTTTCCGTGTGCATTTAAATTAGAAACATGTCTTGTGCCGACCGTACTACTGCGCGCTGGAAGAAGTAAGTACGGCCGTGCCCGGCGCCGGGTCTGGTGGGGCTCCCTTCTCCCCGAGGAGAGGATCGGCTCGTTGTTTCCCCCGGTGCCGCCGGGGCAGTCTGCGCCCGGGGGTGGGTGGGGGCCCTCTGCCTCCGCCGACGCTCGGCGGGCCGCGATGCCCGGTGctcggcggggcccgggcgggcggcggtgtCAGGTGTCTCCGCCGGGCCCGGCCTCGTCAGGAGGGAGACGAGCCCAGGGAAGGCTCCGAGGAGAGCAACTTCAAAGGCGGGGGGTGGACAGGCTGCGGTGAGGGACGAGCCGCTGGCTCGCAAAGGCGCTAGCACCGCTGCGCACACGGTCTCTAGGCGTCCCGGGGATGCGCGGGCTGGAGCGGGGCTCTCCGCCCCGGGGCGCGGGTAAGTGCCCGCGGAcctgccccctccctggggccGCGGCCGGACCCGCTCGAGGCGGTCAGAGGTCCCTTCGGACGGCAGCACCGGGCGGGCATCGTTGTGCTTCGCCTTCCCGGAGCGTCTCTTCGGGGCTCGGCTGGCCGGGCGGAGCTGCGAGGGTCCTGCGCCTCGTCTCCGGACGCCCCCCGGCAAGTGGGAGAGTTAGTTAGGGCTAGGGGTCTCTCTCACATGCTCCGCCGAAGTTCCCGGCTCCCGGAGCGGACCGGGGCGTACTCGCAGCCGGTCTGCCTTCCCGCAGCCGGGCTGACACTTCTCCCCGGTCCGGCGAGGGGTTCTGCACATCGACCCTCCGAGCCGTGGCTGGCAGGGAAGGCTCCGCGGGGTTTCGCTTCCAGCAGAAAGCGGGCAGCCCGAGGGTTTCCCGCGTCCGGGGCGCGGAGGAGGTGCCGGAGCCGTCAGGCGGCCCGGGCAAGGGTGGGGGGACGCGCTTTCGTGGTTTCAGGGTAAAAGCAGAAGGAGCGGACGattccccacccacccccccggtAAGGTGACTAATGATGAAGCGTTACTAGTGTTCAGATTTAAAACAATTCATTACCAATTTTCCTGTCTGAGGTTGAAGCTCTAGTAAATAATAAATCAGCTAAACAAAAGCCGACTTTAATTTATTGCCCCAGCGCTAATTAGAAACATCATTTGAGCAATAAACTTAAACACTTCCAGCAAATAATGCACGCGAAACCCTTCTCTCCTGTGTCTGGGCGTTTGTGGCCGCAGTGCATTAAGACCAGCTTCATCTGTGGCGGAATTTGCTCTCGCCGGGATGAATAATTGAAGGGGGAACAGGATCCGAGGAGGCTATAATTGAAGAGCCCTTGTCACCTCTGCTTTTATGTATGTTAGTGTAGAAGTCCATCAGCAGCTCCTTGATGGTGTATAAAACGAAGtggcagcccctccagcagcaggagaTACTGTATTCCATTAAAAAgaccgtgtgcgtgtgtgtgccgCGGAGAGGGAAACTCTCAGGGCTAAAAGCCACTTGAAGTCTTCAGACCGATTGATCTGTATTCTCTCGTTATAATCCGTCTCATCATACTTGAGTTAATGAGGCAGGGGCGGGGGTGATCTGATGGTCCTTGACAAATTCATTAGGGAGGCTGCGGGACATTTTATTTGACTGTTAAACATCGTGTTTGTTTGGTTTAAGCAGTGCCAACATCAGCATGCCGCTGCCTCGAGCAATAGTGTTTTGTTAGCAAGGGCTTCTGTAAAAAGATACTGGAAAGGGGACTCGGTGTGCAGAGGGTTTGCTCCTGCCgtggctcctcctgccccctccctctcGGTACCGCGGGGAGCTGGGTCTGGTGTAAATCCGGGCGTGTGTGCATGGTACGTGCAACGGTATTTTCTTCACGCTGAGGATGGCGAAGTAGCAGCGAAGGGCTGCTATTAAATGtgcaaaggcttttttcttttttttgctttttttttttaagagaacgcTATGTATTTGTATTAAtccttaaaaacaacaacagaagaaaactggaaaacaactcAGAGTTTTAGCAAGAAGCACGCAAGTTTCTTACTGTGTTACGATGTAGCATACTTGCGTTTGCTTGCCTAACCACTTATCAAAGTGGCATACGTTACATATTTCAGAGCTTTTTTACTCTgcacaatgtattttaaagtttctATAATATGCTACTGATACAAGTTGTAATTTTTAAGGCAAATCGAAGTTTAATCAAATTGACTAGAGGCTATTAAAGGATTTCTGCCAAATCTgccctttttctctccctttccccttgctgagaggagagggaaaagtgAATGTGGGAACAGGTGCTCCCAAAAGGGATAGGAAGTATTTTTATGAATAGCGTatgaaatatgtatgtgtatgtacgCTTTGTTCATGGCAGCTTTGTAGATGAGACCCAGCTAGTGTTCCGTTATTTTCTAGTAGTTGGTTTCCTCTTTGTGCTTTCAtttaaggaaaacagttttgcGGAAAACAGAATAATTAATCTGCTCGTGGAACCTAACActgtacaatttttttcctggagatcaGTCTTCAAACATTCTCAGCTTTAAGTGCTTTGTAGGACTCTGCTTCCATTTATAGAAGAACAGTATGGGAAAAGAGCTAGTGCCCTTTGCCTGTCATTTTCATACATTCCTGCACTGCTGATGGAGCTTGAACTGCTGCAGGGAATGTAtggatttgaaaagaaatgattCAGTAATGCATGTTGTGTTTCTCCACAGCAAAACTGGGTTGTTACAGTAAATGCTGCTGTGGGTTTGACAGATAAAATTCTGTTTACATTCAATAGTATATATTGTGTACCTTTTCTTGAAAGTCGTGGCTCAGCTTTACTATCTGCTGATCTGTTCTAAGGACTGTGTTTGTGAAGATAGTTGATAGCACACACTGGGGGAGAAAAGATGGTTTCATTTCTACACATGTCATTAACGCATCTCATCAGTTAAGAGTGTTGCATAAATCTTGTACTTTTTTCCATGAAGATTGAATGGTATggtaattaaataatttatatgtGTTTCCAAGTCTCCCCTAGCTTTCGCTTCTGCAGCGGGAAAGGGGAGGGTTCCAACTACTCCTTTAAGTaccttatttttgctttcctaGTCAGTCTTAAAATGTGAACGTGTTCATATTCTAGTGTTTAACCATGAGCAACCTGCAGCTGAAGGCTTTCTCTAATGCTTTGAATCTTGTATTAAAGGtagctgcttctcttttctcATGATGACTAATGGTGGCTTCTTTTAGCTGTAAGATTGCTTTGGATACTAAATACTGTTTTGTAAGTTTGCCTTCAGTAAGTTGGCAAGCAGGGAAAATCGGACACGTGCACTAGAAGAGAACATTTCTAGTGCTTTTGtagcattttcttcttgttaaaaCTTCTTGTgggccttttgttttgtttggatgcAGATGGGGTGGGTGCATGCTATTTTATCCAGTAGAAACAACCAAATTCATGTGTGTTGGCTGGTCTTTATTTACAATAATTGATTAATTACATTAATaacatccatttttaaaagtatgaGAGCATGTAACATGCCAGGATTTTGTCAACTTGACCTCCAATTGGATGCAATAACACTTATTTGCTTGAGAAAAATGTGAGGTGGGCTACAGAGATAGTGTCTTCTCTGGTTCTTAAAAATGCTGTGAGGCTAAATCAgcacttctttaaaaaatatgaaaattacgGAGATATTCTAAGCAAAGTCAAAGTTatggaaattaaagaaatataCCGATTTGCAGGTGTTTAGCcgtaacttttctttttatcagtAGGTGTGTGGTGATTGCTGTGTTTATTGTCTTAGATGTTTACATGTCTGTGCATATGCGTAAATAATCATGCCAGCAATAGCCTGCGTGGTTTCATTGGTTAGATGATTATTTTAAAGATCAAAAACTTCATGCAGCTAGCCAAGATGAAGCATATTTATAAGTTAACCTAGAATTCTGTAAACTATACCATTTAAAAACGTCAATTTCTAGCTCCAAAAGTGAAAGCGTCTCATTTTTatggttacattttaaaaagtactttctcAGATACCACATATAGCAATGTGAAATCCTCTGCTCCTCACCAACCACTGTACAGGTTACAACCTTTCAGTGAGTTTCTATGAGTGCAATTTATAAAGGGAAAGGATGTTGTGGGAGGAGGGAACAGAGGGGGCTCAATCTTCTCAATAGCACTGGTGACCAGCATGGAATATATcgagtctctctctctctcccctccccatatTTTAAGATGATTTTGTTTTGACTTTGGATCCAGTAGAAAAGGcatgcaatttttatttaattaaaaaaaaaaagtttcctgtttGAACAGTCTTCTAATCGTTCCCTCATTCAAATATAATACAGTTTAAATGCAGTTAGAGCCCTCTATTTTTCTGCGTATTCTACTTCATAGTATTAAATTTTTATCCTTTGAAAGTACTTTGTTGACATAAAAGTAGTGTATTACTAGTTATAAAATCATTGCAGGGGTTTTGTTGCTGCTTCTAATGATAGAATCAAACCATAGCTATTCCTATTTTATATCTTGCTGTGCatatcttatttaaaaacaatttctttatGATAATACGCTGCTCTCTTTTTAGTTTTCTTATGAATTAAGTAAAACTTGTGTGCAAAATAGTTCAAGGTACTATCTCCTGTAGCTGGAAAGGGGAAACTCAAATAATGTATAGAAGCCATCTGCATAGTTTAATTGAAATAATATTTGGTGATCTAAGGGATGgaaattgttccttttctttaacCATCTGAAATAAAACTAGGATGTAAAACAGCTGTCTTGGCCTATGGAAATCAAGGTTCTGCcagtctgtttcttttcttcattttctacttctatcttcCTTTATTATCTTTGGATCCCAAGGAGTCTTTCTTATTTTCTAACTGGTTTTGTCTGCAACAAGGGGCTGGGTTGGTGGGTTTAAATAGACTTTGGATAGAGTGAAAAATCTTTGATCTATGGCTATGACTGCTTCCAAATGATTTGCTTGCTGGGACTGGACACTGTCCATGCCCTTTCACTTCACTATCAGATAGGCACACAAAAAGGACTTGACATGCTACCAGATGCATAGTTAATCATTGCATTAGGTCTGTAAAGGGGTCCATCCAGACTCAATTAGGTCTACCATTTTTAACTAGTGTTTGCTCTGTAGTTTGTTTGGAGTGCAATATTAATTCTAACTGctgttctgtttatttaaaagcgCTTTAACGCAGttctatgcttttattttcaaggaGTCTTCTCTGCATTTGATCTCTTCTACGTTTATTTAGACCAACTGAGTGTTAGGACATAACAAATATTACTGCAGTATAACATATTGTCTGAAGctttaatgaaaaaagtttttgtcttttcgtaattcagctgttttcctttctcaataTGGATTTCTAAAACTGCATTTGAAATAAGCTAAATGCAGTGACTGGCATGTATTGAGGcggtgttcagaaaaaaaaagcttacaagAGTATCTAGAGGTTTGGAACCGAATCTTAAACTTTGAAAACCAAATGGCAGCAGTTTTCCTATCATTTATTTACGTAAGAGCTCATTCTTATATCTGGCACTGCATGCTTTTGTGTGAGAAAGATATTAAGTGTACAGGAGTTAGAAAGGTTCAGCTGTAGGGTAAAAAGCATCAGGTAAATTATTGCTCTGAATCTTGCCTGGGATTTCCAGGAGTAGTTtgtatatttacattaaaagttGTTAACCGTATGCATTGAATAAAGTGCATTGAAAATTCCTAACATTCTCAGagtttcaaaaaaataataataattgtagtTCATAGAGATAGCCCGTCCTTTCATGGTATGAAGAAGCTCAAGTGTTCAAATTGTATAAATTGTTTTGATCACATGCTATCTATATTTCCCACTAATGCTTATATTGAGGATGGTAGGCCTATGGAAGCAGGAGTATAAAAGGACATTGCTTGAAAATTGATGTATAAAAAAGGAGCACAAAtcagagtattttaaaatattttcctttggttttaatcttttttttttaatttattttggaggaaaggaggagcaAGGCATTCAgccattaaattttttaaaaaccctatATATAGTTACTAAAGATATTGTATTCAACTTTAGATCTGAGATTTCTTGCTTTAGTTCTTTGCTTCATGGTTGTCAATATTCATTCAAGGAAggcaaatgcattaaaatgtaacatttatcGTTTGATTGTAGTCACAGGGATATTCAGATGTTGCTAATGGACTTCTAAGATACAGGATGTATGAGTGAATACTACTCAGAAGTGCCAGTTAGGGCTCTCCggggatttttaaattatttatgcgTACCTGCTGCTCCAGAgtacaggtgtg
This window encodes:
- the MAB21L2 gene encoding protein mab-21-like 2 is translated as MIAAQAKLVYQLNKYYTERCQARKAAIAKTIREVCKVVSDVLKEVEVQEPRFISSLSEIDARYEGLEVISPTEFEVVLYLNQMGVFNFVDDGSLPGCAVLKLSDGRKRSMSLWVEFITASGYLSARKIRSRFQTLVAQAVDKCSYRDVVKMIADTSEVKLRIRERYVVQITPAFKCTGIWPRSAAQWPMPHIPWPGPNRVAEVKAEGFNLLSKECYSLTGKQSSAESDAWVLQFGEAENRLLMGGCRNKCLSVLKTLRDRHLELPGQPLNNYHMKTLLLYECEKHPRETDWDEACLGDRLNGILLQLISCLQCRRCPHYFLPNLDLFQGKPHSALESAAKQTWRLAREILTNPKSLDKL